The Puntigrus tetrazona isolate hp1 chromosome 3, ASM1883169v1, whole genome shotgun sequence genome contains a region encoding:
- the soul5 gene encoding heme-binding protein 2 encodes MFCLTGVIVLLIAVTVDGRVGDSSSESSYCTETKECFLFDVVCEGDGYEVRHYEAAKWVSTEVESYFMEIATPKAFRKLYKYITGENEAGAKIDMTAPVLIKVNDSASLWQSSVYGLSFLLPSKHQANPPKPTDPSVYLTNTPDMKVYVKSYGGWMFSPVVTSQTDSLKTALNNVQATYETDYHYNVGYNSPLKIVNRHNEAWFIVKGEPVCPKSK; translated from the exons AT gttttgtcTGACGGGGGTAATTGTGCTGCTCATTGCAGTGACAGTAGACGGGAGAGTTGG GGACTCCTCTAGTGAATCCAGTTACTGCACGGAGACAAAAGAGTGCTTTCTGTTTGACGTGGTCTGTGAAGGAGATGGTTATGAG gTAAGACACTATGAGGCTGCTAAGTGGGTGAGCACAGAAGTTGAATCCTATTTCATGGAAATTGCAACTCCAAAGGCCTTCAGGAAGCTTTATAAATACATCACCGGAGAAAATGAGGCCG GTGCAAAGATTGACATGACTGCACCGGTCCTCATTAAAGTCAATGATAGCGCAAGCTTGTGGCAGTCATCCGTCTATGGCCTCAGCTTCCTCCTTCCCTCCAAACACCAGGCCAATCCACCCAAACCTACTGATCCCTCT GTGTATTTAACAAACACTCCAGATATGAAAGTATACGTCAAGAGCTACGGGGGCTGGATGTTTTCACCTGTGGTCACATCACAGACCGATAGTCTGAAGACGGCGCTGAATAATGTGCAAGCGACTTATGAGACAGACTACCACTATAATGTCGGCTATAACAG CCCATTGAAGATTGTGAACCGACACAATGAGGCATGGTTTATTGTTAAGGGTGAGCCTGTGTGCCCGAAGAGTAAATAG
- the shfl gene encoding shiftless antiviral inhibitor of ribosomal frameshifting protein homolog, translating to MSRMREEVELEKSVRRLREKFHGLIEIDKAVLLMRRYGNNHRMVAMCVALADNDRELDEEDESALNNDPVAKNVVMKLTADEKQQEEKPTRSSGSSGAGFSAQAPGKKKNNDDTDIAELGARLRVLPLTEENKRMFDQAQENQIPSVIHQFACESCDRDWWRRVPQRKRVSRCHRCKRKYDPVPANKMWGIAEFNCPNCLRTFKGFGRMDGRSPCYGCRSAIFPSKILPPRKRSMMPGPRSRNQHSCLAEDCYNRMEPHVPGTECVHPHSRQKNRKPRVVYPSPAHISSGSTVNTCLSQGSLIESINELILDDIEEESDEDSDSST from the exons TTGGAGAAAAGTGTGAGGCGATTGAGAGAGAAGTTTCATGGACTTATTGAAATCGACAAGGCGGTATTGCTCATGCGACGCTATGGAAACAACCATCGTATGGTTGCAATGTGCGTCGCCCTGGCAGATAACGACAGGG AGCTGGACGAGGAAGACGAGTCGGCTTTGAATAACGACCCCGTAGCTAAG AACGTGGTTATGAAGCTCACAGCCGATGAAAAACAACAG gAAGAAAAACCCACCAGGTCATCTGGATCCAGTGGTGCCGGTTTTTCAGCGCAA GCACCgggcaagaaaaaaaacaatgatgatACCGATATAGCG GAGCTCGGGGCACGTCTACGAGTTCTGCCGTTAACAGAGGAAAACAAACGAATGTTTGACCAGGCTCAGGAAAACCAGATCCCTTCTGTCATACATCAGTTTGCCTGCGAGTCATGTGACAGGGATTGGTGGAGACGTGTGCCTCAGAGGAAAAGG GTGTCACGCTGTCACCGATGCAAAAGGAAGTACGATCCTGTGCCAGCCAACAAAATGTGGGGTATAGCAGAGTTTAACTGTCCAAACTGTTTGCGGACCTTCAA gGGTTTTGGGCGGATGGATGGACGTTCGCCTTGTTATGGCTGTCGCTCAGCCATTTTCCCCTCAAAGATTCTGCCACCCAGGAAGAGGAGTATGATGCCTGGGCCTAGAAGCAGAAATCAGCACAGCTGCCTTGCTGAAGACTGTTATAATCGAATGG AGCCCCATGTACCTGGTACGGAATGCGTTCACCCACACAGCAGACAGAAGAACAGGAAGCCACGCGTGGTTTACCCCAGCCCCGCTCACATCAGCAGCGGATCCACCGTCAACACCTGCCTGAGCCAGGGGAGTCTGATAGAAAGCATCAATGAGCTCATTCTAGATGACATTGAAGAAGAGTCTGACGAAGACTCTGACAGCAGCACCTGA